Proteins from a genomic interval of Eriocheir sinensis breed Jianghai 21 chromosome 20, ASM2467909v1, whole genome shotgun sequence:
- the LOC127001121 gene encoding uncharacterized protein LOC127001121, producing MLSQGNISSAGNCERRNAIPVIYTSGTYYEVGFDVGRTFRGLIQDYLASSVWLRETLLPAYETEAGRAAYDETLPVLKENFPQYLRELQGTADGAQVPFLHLVLLHMDRIMTMAGQAEQQPCSSDLNGCSDLSINGEDQVLLGHTEDTFEEMMNYLYLVSATISEEAPEGRLGTRTESFTALCYPGHLPGFCLGYNRHGLVSAINVIVPLKVFPARTPRHFLCRALLSATSVEAAHDILRDRGTGGADGFGVNMIFMRPDGGHVFQNVEVGTAGAGDENPLSIVTLSVGEHYFHANRYLHLTGIPEKSGPPQASSEHREVRASQFPAPKNLADLLEVLSDTKDPCVPHLHGETPSDPQLDPGPWCV from the exons ATGTTAAG CCAAGGCAACATAAGTTCTGCAGGGAATTGTGAGCGGCGCAACGCCATCCCTGTCATCTACACCAGCGGAACATACTATGAAGTGGGCTTTGATGTG GGACGCACCTTCCGGGGCCTCATCCAGGATTATCTGGCGTCGTCCGTGTGGCTCCGGGAAACACTTCTTCCAGCTTATGAGACAGAGGCTGGGCGGGCCGCCTATGACGAAACCCTTCCAGTCTTGAAGGAGAACTTTCCACAGTACCTCAGGGAACTGCAGGGCACGGCAGATGGGGCTCAAGTTCCCTTCCTCCAC CTGGTCCTGCTGCACATGGACAGGATCATGACCATGGCGGGCCAGGCGGAGCAGCAGCCGTGCAGCAGTGACCTCAACGGCTGTTCCGACCTCAGCATCAACGGGGAAGACCAG GTGTTGCTGGGCCACACAGAGGACACATTCGAGGAGATGATGAACTACCTGTACCTCGTGTCCGCCACCATCAGCGAGGAGGCGCCGGAGGGGAGGTTGGGCACGCGGACAGAGAGCTTCACGGCACTCTGCTACCCCGGACACCTGCCGGGCTTCTGCCTCGGCTACAACCGCCACGGCTTGGTCTCCGCCATCAATGTTATCGTCCCTCTGAAGGTCTTCCCCGCCAGGACCC CGCGTCATTTCCTGTGCCGGGCGCTGCTGAGCGCCACGTCCGTGGAGGCGGCGCACGACATCCTGAGGGACCGCGGGACTGGAGGAGCCGACGGCTTTGGCGTCAACATGATCTTCATGAGGCCGGATGGTGGTCACGTCTTCCAGAACGTGGAGGTGGGGACGGCCGGGGCTGGGGATGAGAACCCGCTGTCCATTGTGACGCTGAGTGTCGGCGAACACTACTTCCACGCCAACAG GTACCTTCACCTGACAGGCATCCCGGAGAAGAGTGGTCCTCCCCAGGCCAGCAGCGAGCACCGAGAGGTCCGCGCAAGCCAGTTCCCGGCCCCCAAGAACCTGGCGGATCTGCTGGAGGTGCTCTCAGACACCAAAGACCCATGTGTTCCCCATCTTCATGGAGAAACCCCAAGTGACCCCCAGCTCGACCCTGGCCCTTG GTGTGTTTGA